The following are from one region of the Paenibacillus sp. JZ16 genome:
- a CDS encoding HAMP domain-containing sensor histidine kinase has protein sequence MNKLTTRSLFSWWNYLIFFLVISFVVSCSFLLFFAGMDISEAEVRLNALRTFGNVIFLSLLFGLLDGIRRKYTVELPVKRILEATRRITQGDFKARIQTIHGPGSRNEFDMIIENLNRMAKELSGIETLRTDFIANISHELKTPLAVIQNYSTLLQAPALSEAKRIEYAKTLTSASRRLSDLITNILKLNKLENQEIFPEVQKFNLGEQLSECLLGFENIWEEKELEIDTDLEEDIMIEADAELLSLVWNNLFSNALKFTEPHGKITVRLTADEDGVVVKVSDTGCGMSPEVGKHIFEKFYQGDTSHTTQGNGLGLALVKRVIDIVGGEIRVESEAGKGSTFLVKLRRIGDETN, from the coding sequence TGATTTCCTTTGTGGTCAGTTGCAGTTTCCTGCTGTTTTTTGCCGGAATGGATATTTCGGAGGCGGAAGTCCGGCTAAACGCGCTAAGGACCTTCGGGAATGTGATTTTCCTGAGCTTGCTTTTTGGCTTGCTTGACGGGATTCGCCGAAAATATACCGTAGAGCTTCCCGTCAAACGTATTCTGGAAGCCACGCGCCGCATCACGCAGGGCGATTTCAAAGCGCGAATCCAGACGATTCATGGACCGGGCAGCAGAAATGAATTCGATATGATCATCGAAAATTTAAATCGGATGGCGAAAGAACTCTCCGGGATCGAGACATTGCGTACAGACTTCATCGCGAATATCTCCCACGAACTGAAGACGCCGCTGGCGGTAATCCAAAATTATTCAACTCTGCTTCAAGCCCCCGCATTGTCAGAAGCGAAAAGAATTGAGTACGCCAAGACGCTCACCTCGGCTTCCCGCCGGCTGTCGGATTTGATCACCAACATTTTGAAGTTGAACAAGCTGGAGAATCAAGAGATTTTCCCGGAGGTCCAAAAATTCAATCTCGGCGAGCAGCTTTCCGAATGCCTGTTGGGGTTTGAAAACATCTGGGAAGAGAAAGAGCTGGAAATCGATACCGACCTTGAAGAAGATATCATGATCGAAGCGGATGCCGAGCTTTTGTCGCTGGTATGGAACAACCTTTTTTCCAATGCCCTGAAATTTACCGAACCGCATGGTAAAATTACCGTCCGTTTGACGGCGGATGAGGATGGGGTTGTGGTTAAGGTCTCGGATACAGGCTGCGGGATGAGCCCGGAGGTAGGAAAGCATATCTTTGAGAAATTCTATCAAGGCGATACATCGCATACGACGCAGGGCAACGGCCTTGGGCTTGCGCTGGTCAAGCGGGTGATTGATATTGTCGGCGGTGAGATTAGGGTGGAGAGCGAAGCGGGAAAAGGAAGCACATTTCTTGTGAAGCTAAGGAGAATCGGTGATGAAACGAATTAA